In Trichlorobacter lovleyi, the DNA window GGCTCCGGCACCATCTCCACCTCGGCAATGGCCGAAGCCACCGCGGCAAGGTTGTGGGAGGGGGCAGCAGAAAAAGAACGTGTGTGCTGAGGTGCCGGGGCCGGTTCCGGGCTGTAGGAGACATGATTGCGCTCCATCAGCTCCGCCGGGATCTCCTTTAAAAAGCGTGAAGGCAGGTTGGCCTGCTCCTGGCCAAAGATCATCCTGCGCCGGGCATACAGCAGGTAGAGCCGTTCCCGGGCCCTGGTCATTCCCACGTAGCAGAGTCTGCGCTCTTCTTCCATGCCGTCCGGGTCGTCCAGTGAGCGGACATGGGGAAAAAGCCGTTCCTCCATCCCCACCATGAAGACCGCCTTGTATTCCAGGCCTTTGGCTGCATGCAGGGTCATCAGGGTCACCGAGGGCCTACCCGCCTCGCCCCGCTCCAGGTCAGAGACCAGTGCCACCTGTTCCAGAAAGTCGGCCAGACCGGCCTCGGGGTTGGCTGTGCTGAACTCCTCCACTGCCGAGACCAGCTGGGCCAGGTTTTCCAGCCGTTCGCTGTCCTCTTCATCCCGGCTTTCCCTTAAGCGTGCCAGATAACCGGATTCTTCCAGTATGGCTCGAACCAGTTCAGGCATGGTTGTGGTGGCAGCAACCCGCCGGAACCGTTGCAGCAGCTCCACAAAGGCCGCCACCTTGCTGCGGGGGCCGGAGCCCAGCAGGTTTGAGTCCACTGCCCGCTCAAAGGCCTCAAACAGGGTGAGCTGTCCCTGTCTGGCCAGTTCCGCCACCCGTTCCACCGTGGCTGCCCCGATCCCGCGGGGCGGCACATTGATGACCCGCTTCAGCGAGACATCATCGGACGGATTCTCCAACAGGCGCAGATAGGCCAGGATATCCTTGATCTCAAGCCGGGCATAGAACCGGACACCGCCCACGATATGGTACGGGATCCCCTCGGCGGCCAGCGCCTCTTCCAGCAGGCGGGATTGGGCATTGGTGCGGTAAAAGGCGGCCATCTCCGACAACGGCAGCCCGTTGCGCTGCAACAGGGCGATCTCTGATGAAACAAAACGGGCCTCAGCCCGGTCGGACTCCAGCCGCTCGCAGCGGATCGGCTCACCATCCGGATTATCCGTCCAGAGCGTCTTGGCCTTGCGTCCGAAGTTTCTGGCCACCACGGCCCCGGCCGCCTGCAGGATGGTGGGGGTCGAGCGGTAGTTCTGCTCCAGCCGGATCACGCTGACCTTGGGGAAGTCCTTTTCAAACTCCAGGATGTTGCGGATATCGGCCCCGCGCCAGGAGTAGATTGACTGGTCATCATCCCCCACCACGCAGAGGTTCTGGCGTTCACCGGCCAGCAGGCGGATCAGGCGGTACTGCACCGGGTTGGTATCCTGATACTCGTCCACCAGCAGCCACTGAAAACGGTGCTGCCAGCGGGACAAAACCTCGGGAAACTGCTCGAACAGCCGTACGGTCTGCAGGATCATATCGCCAAAATCAAGGGCATTGCAGCGCTTGAGGCGCTCCTGATAGGCGGCATAGATCCTGATGAACTGCTGGTTCCAGAGATCCCCCGCCGGCAGTTCGTCCGGCAGCAGCCCGCGGTTCTTGCAGTCATCAATCCGCGCACCGATTCCGTTTGCCGGATAGCGTTTGTCATCCAGATTCAGCTCCTTGATAACATCCTTCAGCAGCCGTTCACTGTCCTTGTCATCATAGATGGCAAAGGAGGACTCATAGCCGAGCTGATGGATATCCTGGCGCAGGATCCGGCCGCAGGTGGCGTGGAAGGTGGCAATCAACGGGGTGTCATGGGAGCCGAGCAGGTGCTGCACCCGTTCGGCCATCTCTTTGGCGGCCTTGTTGGTGAAGGTTACGGCCAGGATATTCCAGGGGCGGATGCCGTGCTCCCGGATCAGATGCACGATCCGGTGGGTGATCACGCGGGTCTTGCCGGAACCGGCACCGGCCAGGATCAGCAGCGGGCCTTCAGTATGCAGTACGGCCTGTTTCTGCGGCGTATTGAGGTGGGCTAATAAATCCATACAGGGGTTGTAGTATCGTGTATCTGCAGCGTCAAGAAAAAGTAGCGCCCGCAGCGGCGGTCTCCCGCAGATAGGCCAGAATCCCGCTGAAGTCCTCCGGCGGTTCACTGCTGAACTCCTGGTACTGGCCGGTGACCGGATGAATGAATCCCAGCACCCGGGCATGCAGGGCCTGCCTCCCCAGGTGGGAGATCATCCCCTTCAGACGGGTGTCTTTGAGGTTGTTGAAACGGCCGCCATCCGGGTAGAGCGGATCACCCAAAAGCGGCATGTTGGCCTCGCTCAGGTGGACCCTGATCTGATGGGTACGCCCGGTCTCCAGCCGCAGCTGCACCAGGCTGGCTGCTCCGAATCGTTCCAGCACCCGCCAGTTGGTGGTTGCCTCTTTGCCGTGCTTTGCCTTGCCTGACATCCGCAAGCGGTCAGTGGGGTGACGGCCGATGCTGTTGCTGACCTTGCCGGTATCGTCATTGGGTGAGCCATAGATCAGGGCCCAGTAGAGCCGCTTAATGCTGTGCGCGGCAAACTGCTCCGCCAGCCCCCGGTGGGCGATATCATTCTTGGCAACCACCAGCACACCGGAGGTGCCTTTGTCCAGGCGGTGCACAATGCCGGGCCTGATCTCACCACCAATACCGGACAGGTCAGTGCAATGGCCCAAGAGGGCATTCACCAGGGTGCCGGAATCCACCCCGGCGCCGGGATGGACGGTCATGCCGGCCGGCTTGTTGATCACAATCAGGTCGTGGTCTTCATACAGGATATCCAGGGGGATCTGTTCTGCCAGCGGCACTGCCGGTGCCGGCGGCGGTATCTCCACAGTAATCTGTTCGCCCCCCACCAGTTTCATTGATGAGCGTGGTTTTCCCTCCGTCAGCACCACCTGACCATCGTCAATCAGGCGCTGTACCGTGGCGCGGCTCAGATCGGTCAATCGCGTAGCCAGGAAGGCGTCCAGCCGTTGTCCGGCCGCCTCAGCCGGTACCTCAATGCAGTAATGGGTTGTTTCCACAGAGACTCCAAACAGAAGAGGCGCGCCACCAGGACACGCCTCACTCTGATTTATATGCAATCCGGTCTTGCTGAACTGCTACCAGATAGCTGATTCAATCTTGCCGGCCCGCTTGATCAGAATATCCACCAGGGTCAGATCGAACATCCGTTCCGGGTCAAGTTCCGGGGCAACCCGGGAATAGAAATGCTGGCGTCCTTCTTCGATCTCTTCAGACAGCACATCAAAGATGTTGTCATTTTTGATGCCGCTTTCCACCTTCTCCTGATTGTAGATCGCCACATCGGAGATAATGGCCCGTGCCAGACGTGCCGCCTGTTCCTTGGTGGTGATGATATTCATGGTTCTTCCTTTCGGGGGGAAGTCATCCAAGCATTCGCAACACTCTAGCTCAGATTTACCGCAAAGTAAATCAATTGACTTAGCGTGCGCTGTCTTCCTGCTCAATACGCCGTGCCGAGGGAGCACTATCGGCATTACCGGGCTTGACCGTGACCGTTATTTTACGCCCCCCGCGCAGAACCACCACCGGCACTGCAGCACCGATCCGGGTCACCGCCACCAGCTGCTGCAGATGGGAGGGGTCCCGTACCTCGCTAGAGCCAAATGCGACTACCAGATCACCTGCCTGTAGGCCCCCTTTGGCAGCCGGGCCATCACCCTGCACAGCGGCAATTACGACGCCGGCAGGCTTGCTGAGCCCTAGGGAACGGGCCTCTTCTTCAGTGACCGGTTTGATGCTGACCCC includes these proteins:
- a CDS encoding ATP-dependent helicase, which codes for MDLLAHLNTPQKQAVLHTEGPLLILAGAGSGKTRVITHRIVHLIREHGIRPWNILAVTFTNKAAKEMAERVQHLLGSHDTPLIATFHATCGRILRQDIHQLGYESSFAIYDDKDSERLLKDVIKELNLDDKRYPANGIGARIDDCKNRGLLPDELPAGDLWNQQFIRIYAAYQERLKRCNALDFGDMILQTVRLFEQFPEVLSRWQHRFQWLLVDEYQDTNPVQYRLIRLLAGERQNLCVVGDDDQSIYSWRGADIRNILEFEKDFPKVSVIRLEQNYRSTPTILQAAGAVVARNFGRKAKTLWTDNPDGEPIRCERLESDRAEARFVSSEIALLQRNGLPLSEMAAFYRTNAQSRLLEEALAAEGIPYHIVGGVRFYARLEIKDILAYLRLLENPSDDVSLKRVINVPPRGIGAATVERVAELARQGQLTLFEAFERAVDSNLLGSGPRSKVAAFVELLQRFRRVAATTTMPELVRAILEESGYLARLRESRDEEDSERLENLAQLVSAVEEFSTANPEAGLADFLEQVALVSDLERGEAGRPSVTLMTLHAAKGLEYKAVFMVGMEERLFPHVRSLDDPDGMEEERRLCYVGMTRARERLYLLYARRRMIFGQEQANLPSRFLKEIPAELMERNHVSYSPEPAPAPQHTRSFSAAPSHNLAAVASAIAEVEMVPEPGDDYGNGIYVGLKVRHAKFGLGTIRKIEGKGDDQKAIVWFAGCGPKKLLLRFAGLERA
- a CDS encoding RluA family pseudouridine synthase translates to METTHYCIEVPAEAAGQRLDAFLATRLTDLSRATVQRLIDDGQVVLTEGKPRSSMKLVGGEQITVEIPPPAPAVPLAEQIPLDILYEDHDLIVINKPAGMTVHPGAGVDSGTLVNALLGHCTDLSGIGGEIRPGIVHRLDKGTSGVLVVAKNDIAHRGLAEQFAAHSIKRLYWALIYGSPNDDTGKVSNSIGRHPTDRLRMSGKAKHGKEATTNWRVLERFGAASLVQLRLETGRTHQIRVHLSEANMPLLGDPLYPDGGRFNNLKDTRLKGMISHLGRQALHARVLGFIHPVTGQYQEFSSEPPEDFSGILAYLRETAAAGATFS